A stretch of Kaistella flava (ex Peng et al. 2021) DNA encodes these proteins:
- a CDS encoding peptidylprolyl isomerase, whose protein sequence is MNVDKETYAGLKDGLYANFQTSKGNMIVKLEDKKAPVTVANFVGLAEGKIDNTAKAKGVPFYDGTIFHRVIKDFMIQGGDPKGTGMGDPGYKFDDEKNDLQHTGKGILSMANSGPNTNGSQFFITEIPTHWLDGKHTVFGEVVNGIEVIDTIANVDKGAQDKPRTDVVLEKVAIFSKGDEYKNYDAATIFKEGKAKIKENNKAILDKIEADKKKKVEEFAANQQKLVDDLKATMQSTPSGLYYKITQTTDGKTANVGDMVSVHYAGKLVDGTEFDSSFKRNEPIEISIGVGQVIKGWDEGILLLKEGESATLLIPSELGYGANGAGGVIPPNAWLIFDVQLVKVNSTLSK, encoded by the coding sequence ATGAACGTAGACAAAGAAACTTACGCAGGCCTTAAAGACGGACTTTATGCCAATTTCCAAACTTCAAAAGGAAATATGATTGTAAAACTAGAAGACAAAAAAGCACCTGTTACAGTTGCAAATTTTGTTGGTCTAGCTGAAGGAAAAATCGATAACACTGCAAAAGCGAAAGGTGTTCCTTTTTATGACGGAACGATTTTCCACAGAGTAATCAAAGATTTTATGATCCAGGGAGGTGATCCTAAAGGAACAGGAATGGGTGATCCAGGTTATAAATTCGACGACGAAAAAAATGACCTACAACACACAGGAAAGGGAATTTTATCAATGGCGAATTCAGGACCAAATACGAATGGTTCTCAATTTTTCATTACAGAAATCCCTACTCATTGGTTAGACGGAAAACACACTGTTTTCGGTGAAGTGGTAAACGGTATTGAGGTAATTGATACGATTGCTAATGTAGATAAAGGAGCACAGGATAAACCTAGAACTGATGTAGTTTTAGAAAAAGTTGCGATTTTCTCTAAAGGTGATGAGTACAAAAATTACGATGCTGCGACCATTTTCAAAGAAGGAAAAGCAAAAATTAAAGAAAATAATAAAGCGATTCTTGACAAAATTGAAGCAGATAAAAAGAAGAAAGTAGAAGAGTTTGCAGCAAATCAGCAAAAATTAGTTGATGATTTGAAAGCGACTATGCAATCAACTCCTTCTGGCTTATACTATAAAATCACTCAAACAACTGATGGTAAGACTGCTAATGTTGGTGATATGGTTTCTGTACATTATGCTGGTAAATTAGTTGACGGGACTGAATTTGATTCTTCATTTAAAAGAAATGAGCCGATTGAAATTTCTATCGGTGTAGGACAAGTAATTAAAGGTTGGGACGAAGGTATTCTTTTACTAAAAGAAGGTGAATCTGCGACATTACTTATTCCATCTGAACTTGGTTATGGAGCAAATGGTGCAGGAGGCGTTATTCCACCGAATGCATGGTTAATCTTCGATGTACAATTGGTAAAAGTGAACAGCACTTTATCAAAATAA
- the rpe gene encoding ribulose-phosphate 3-epimerase, whose protein sequence is MKTKLISPSLLSADFGNLQRDIEMLNQSQADWLHVDVMDGRFVPNISFGFPIMKTVQQHAKKFIDVHLMIVEPEKYVEEFIKYGADLISVHYEACVHLNRTINLIQEKGAKAGVVLNPSTPVLMLEDIIADVDLVLIMSVNPGFGGQKFIDNTYKKIAETKDLILSNNSTALIQIDGGVNLDNAAKLFEAGADVLVAGNAVFSSENPARTIELLKL, encoded by the coding sequence ATGAAAACAAAATTAATCTCACCTTCACTTCTTTCTGCAGATTTTGGAAATTTGCAAAGAGATATTGAAATGCTGAATCAATCGCAAGCAGATTGGTTGCACGTAGATGTTATGGACGGAAGATTTGTCCCTAATATTTCGTTTGGATTTCCGATCATGAAAACGGTGCAGCAACATGCGAAGAAATTTATCGACGTGCATTTGATGATTGTAGAGCCCGAAAAATATGTGGAGGAGTTTATTAAATATGGTGCAGATTTGATCTCCGTACATTATGAAGCGTGTGTACATCTCAACAGAACGATCAATCTTATTCAAGAAAAAGGCGCAAAAGCTGGAGTGGTTTTAAATCCTTCCACACCAGTTTTAATGCTGGAAGATATTATTGCAGATGTAGATCTAGTTTTAATAATGAGCGTAAATCCAGGTTTTGGTGGACAAAAATTCATTGATAATACCTACAAGAAAATCGCGGAAACCAAAGATTTAATTTTATCGAATAATTCTACGGCTTTAATTCAAATTGATGGCGGCGTCAATTTAGATAATGCGGCTAAACTTTTTGAAGCCGGTGCAGATGTACTGGTTGCCGGGAATGCGGTATTCTCATCAGAAAATCCAGCAAGAACGATTGAATTACTGAAGTTATAG
- a CDS encoding DUF4294 domain-containing protein, giving the protein MNFNKLILLFLLFFGLHANAQQDLTTLKPISQYPPELLKTDEFGIKYYYDPSQKARIYEINGENVVVMDELMLRNKPKFNNQLDQNYYYFLNKKLNRVYPLFLTALEQYEDIQDEMRTLDKNSQRKYVSDRQKELANQYELQLRDLTTTEGQVFAKLMNRATGKTVYEIIKELRGGWSAFWWNVKGNIADVSLKEPYDPHVNRTDEFIESLLQSNWNSGYLQPYPGYLTFKIKK; this is encoded by the coding sequence ATGAATTTTAATAAACTGATCTTACTATTTCTTCTGTTTTTCGGACTTCATGCAAATGCTCAACAAGATTTAACGACGCTAAAACCGATAAGTCAATATCCGCCTGAACTTCTTAAAACAGACGAATTTGGTATTAAATACTACTACGACCCAAGTCAGAAGGCGAGAATTTATGAAATAAATGGAGAGAATGTTGTGGTGATGGACGAGCTTATGCTAAGAAATAAGCCGAAATTTAATAATCAACTCGATCAAAATTATTATTATTTTCTCAACAAAAAACTCAATAGGGTTTATCCACTATTCTTAACCGCTTTAGAGCAATATGAAGATATTCAAGATGAAATGCGAACTCTTGATAAAAATTCCCAACGAAAATACGTGTCAGATCGCCAAAAAGAACTGGCGAATCAGTATGAACTTCAATTACGAGATTTAACGACAACGGAAGGGCAGGTTTTTGCCAAACTAATGAATCGCGCAACTGGCAAAACAGTTTATGAGATTATAAAAGAACTTCGCGGCGGTTGGAGTGCCTTCTGGTGGAATGTAAAAGGCAATATTGCTGACGTAAGTTTAAAGGAACCTTACGACCCTCATGTAAATAGAACTGATGAATTTATAGAATCATTGCTCCAAAGTAATTGGAATAGCGGATATTTGCAACCTTATCCTGGGTATCTTACCTTTAAAATTAAAAAATAG
- a CDS encoding FKBP-type peptidyl-prolyl cis-trans isomerase: MKKIILLCSFILIGCVKHAPAHPPVGGILSQKDLDNSKNRSKNLNLIERNQIEDWIKNQDEAFYPMSMNYWVNDKNLQNHRKKENGEVVSYQYDIYDFDLTKLYETPVQNKNKVFGRFEELKPVEDALRHMEKDQEVTLLIPSSLGFGTYGDNDQIPNDMPLIIKLKVL; this comes from the coding sequence ATGAAAAAAATAATCCTACTTTGTTCTTTTATCTTGATTGGTTGTGTAAAGCACGCACCGGCTCATCCTCCTGTAGGCGGAATTTTGAGTCAAAAAGATTTAGATAATTCAAAAAATAGATCTAAAAATTTGAATCTTATAGAAAGAAATCAAATTGAAGATTGGATCAAAAATCAAGATGAAGCCTTTTATCCAATGAGTATGAATTATTGGGTAAACGATAAAAATCTACAAAATCATAGAAAAAAAGAGAATGGTGAAGTGGTTTCTTATCAATATGATATTTACGATTTCGATTTAACGAAATTGTATGAAACACCAGTCCAGAATAAAAATAAAGTTTTTGGTCGCTTTGAAGAATTAAAACCAGTGGAAGATGCTTTGCGACACATGGAAAAAGATCAGGAAGTTACGCTGCTAATTCCTTCATCACTAGGTTTTGGAACTTATGGCGACAATGACCAGATTCCAAATGATATGCCTTTAATAATTAAATTAAAAGTACTTTAA
- a CDS encoding chorismate mutase, translating into MNLQSLENNWIKEFSKPLIIAGPCSAESEAQMLETARRIKESNADVPIFRAGIWKPRTKPNGFEGVGVIGLNWLKKVKEEYGFKTATEVANAHHVAAALEADVDILWIGARSTVNPFTVQEIAEALKGTDKPVLVKNPVNPDLALWIGALERLLGQDVKNLGVLHRGFSTYQKTKYRNVPNWQIALDFKNQFPNIPMLVDPSHICGNRTGLAGIAQEALNVGYEGMMIETHCNPDEAWSDAAQQITPETLAELLQNLKVRNSDISAFDGEMGRHRTLISDLDFQLIELLSQRMKVSEKIGSLKKDNNIAIFQPERWKVITEYAIQKADESGMSAEFIEKVFKAIHEESIEVQNSI; encoded by the coding sequence ATGAATTTACAGAGCTTAGAAAATAATTGGATTAAGGAATTTTCCAAACCATTAATTATTGCCGGACCTTGCAGTGCAGAAAGTGAAGCACAGATGCTGGAGACGGCTAGAAGAATCAAAGAATCAAATGCTGACGTTCCAATTTTCCGTGCGGGAATCTGGAAACCGAGAACAAAACCTAACGGATTTGAAGGAGTAGGAGTGATTGGTCTAAACTGGTTGAAAAAAGTTAAAGAAGAGTACGGATTTAAAACAGCCACAGAAGTTGCAAATGCGCATCACGTTGCTGCCGCTTTAGAAGCAGACGTTGATATCTTATGGATTGGCGCTCGTTCTACAGTGAACCCTTTCACCGTTCAAGAAATTGCAGAAGCCTTAAAAGGAACTGATAAACCAGTTTTGGTGAAAAATCCAGTAAATCCAGATTTGGCTTTGTGGATTGGTGCTTTAGAAAGACTTTTAGGTCAGGATGTTAAAAACTTGGGTGTTCTTCACCGTGGTTTTTCAACTTACCAAAAAACAAAATATAGAAACGTTCCGAACTGGCAGATTGCTTTAGATTTTAAAAATCAATTTCCAAATATTCCAATGTTGGTAGATCCATCACATATTTGTGGGAACAGAACTGGATTGGCAGGAATTGCGCAGGAAGCATTGAATGTTGGCTACGAAGGAATGATGATTGAAACACATTGCAATCCAGACGAAGCTTGGAGCGACGCTGCACAACAAATTACACCTGAGACTTTGGCAGAACTACTGCAAAATTTAAAAGTTAGAAATTCTGATATTTCTGCTTTTGATGGAGAAATGGGACGTCACAGAACTTTAATTTCTGATTTAGATTTTCAGTTAATTGAATTATTATCTCAAAGAATGAAGGTTTCTGAGAAAATCGGAAGCTTGAAAAAAGACAATAATATCGCAATTTTCCAACCTGAAAGATGGAAAGTGATTACTGAATATGCGATTCAAAAAGCAGACGAATCTGGAATGTCAGCTGAATTTATTGAAAAAGTGTTCAAGGCGATTCATGAGGAATCGATTGAAGTTCAGAATAGTATTTAA
- a CDS encoding nucleoside-diphosphate kinase yields MSGKITFTMIKPDAVADGHIGAILGKISEAGYKVKALKLTQLTNADAKKFYEVHAERPFYGELVDFMSSGPIVAAVLEKDNAVEDFRTLIGATNPADAAEGTIRKMFARSVGENAVHGSDSDENALIEASFHFSGREIF; encoded by the coding sequence ATGTCAGGTAAAATTACATTCACCATGATCAAGCCGGATGCTGTTGCAGACGGACATATTGGTGCTATTTTAGGAAAGATTTCAGAAGCTGGTTATAAAGTGAAAGCTTTAAAATTAACTCAACTTACGAATGCAGATGCGAAAAAATTCTATGAAGTTCACGCAGAGAGACCTTTCTACGGAGAATTAGTTGACTTTATGAGTTCAGGACCAATCGTTGCAGCAGTTTTGGAAAAAGACAATGCAGTTGAAGATTTCAGAACTTTAATCGGTGCTACTAATCCTGCAGATGCTGCAGAAGGAACGATTAGAAAAATGTTTGCAAGAAGCGTAGGAGAGAATGCAGTACATGGTTCAGATTCAGATGAAAATGCTTTGATTGAAGCAAGTTTCCACTTCTCAGGAAGAGAGATTTTCTAG
- a CDS encoding NUDIX hydrolase: MIDKVNVRVYATIIKDGKVLALHEEYVGEHLMKFPGGGLEFGESVLECVQRELEEELNIKVKNIEHLYTQEDFLVSKFRNSEQLLSIYYLAEMVDEHELLIMDPCIEKIEWVSLTAEENPFLLPIDKIAFDVLKRKFL; encoded by the coding sequence ATGATTGATAAAGTAAATGTAAGAGTATATGCTACCATTATAAAAGATGGAAAAGTCCTTGCGCTACACGAAGAATACGTTGGTGAGCATCTTATGAAATTCCCCGGCGGCGGTTTGGAATTTGGTGAAAGTGTCTTGGAATGTGTTCAACGAGAATTGGAAGAGGAGCTGAATATCAAGGTGAAAAACATCGAACATTTATATACTCAGGAAGATTTTCTTGTTTCTAAATTTCGAAACAGTGAACAGCTTTTGAGCATCTATTATCTCGCAGAAATGGTTGACGAGCATGAATTGCTGATTATGGATCCATGTATCGAAAAAATAGAATGGGTTTCCCTCACTGCTGAAGAAAACCCATTTCTTTTACCTATAGATAAAATTGCTTTTGATGTTTTGAAGAGGAAATTTTTATAA
- a CDS encoding S1/P1 nuclease, with protein MNKVLQNSVLLLALLSFNFGYSWGMTGHRVIAEIAENHLSGKAKRSLKKIIGTEKLAYWANWPDDIKSDTTGVWKPTEQWHYVNVAPQSNIKEFTEALKAQAGPNIYTQIKVLSEQIKDKKTSPQDREIALRFLVHLVGDAAQPLHIGRLEDLGGNRIKLNYFGAPTNLHSLWDSKMVDFQKYSYTEFARVLDVKTKEEVKTIQLGTLEDWLFDSHKEANRIYANSKADANYSFDYNYKFEPLLERQLLYGGLRLARVLNEVL; from the coding sequence ATGAACAAAGTTTTACAAAATTCAGTATTGCTACTTGCTTTATTGAGTTTTAATTTCGGTTATTCATGGGGAATGACCGGTCACAGAGTTATTGCAGAAATCGCAGAAAACCATCTTTCTGGCAAAGCAAAAAGAAGTTTAAAGAAAATTATAGGCACAGAAAAATTAGCCTATTGGGCGAACTGGCCGGATGATATTAAATCAGACACTACCGGAGTTTGGAAACCAACGGAGCAATGGCATTACGTAAACGTCGCCCCACAGTCGAATATAAAAGAGTTTACAGAGGCTTTAAAAGCCCAAGCAGGTCCGAATATCTATACTCAAATAAAAGTTCTTTCTGAGCAGATTAAAGATAAAAAAACATCACCACAAGATCGTGAAATCGCGTTAAGATTTCTTGTTCACTTAGTGGGAGATGCTGCACAACCTCTACACATTGGACGGTTAGAAGATTTGGGAGGTAATAGAATTAAATTGAATTATTTTGGAGCGCCAACTAATTTGCACTCTCTATGGGATTCTAAAATGGTTGATTTTCAAAAATACAGCTATACAGAATTTGCAAGAGTTTTAGATGTTAAAACGAAAGAAGAAGTGAAAACGATTCAGTTAGGAACCTTAGAAGATTGGTTATTTGACAGCCATAAAGAGGCGAATAGAATCTATGCCAATTCTAAAGCTGATGCAAATTATTCTTTCGATTATAATTACAAATTTGAACCGCTTTTAGAACGCCAGTTGTTATATGGTGGTCTGCGTTTAGCAAGAGTTTTGAACGAGGTTTTATAA
- a CDS encoding M42 family metallopeptidase yields MKFENKSLEFLEKYLNTASPTGYEHNGQKVWMDYLKPYVDTIEVDHYGTCYGIINPEAEFKVVIEAHADEISWYVNYITDDGLIYVIRNGGSDQMIAPSKVVHLHGEKGVVKGVFGWPAIHTRGINSDEPVPKLDNIFIDCGASTKKEVEDLGIFVGTMITYPDEFFQLNNKYFVSRALDNRVGGFMIAEVARLLMKNKKKLPFGLYITNSVQEEVGLYGANMIADTIKPNIAIITDVTHDTSTPMIEKKKEGDLKCGDGPVIYFAPSVHHNIRQLIVDTAKTNKIPFQRAAASRATGTDTDAFAHSNGGVPSALISLPLRYMHTTVEMVSQEDVANVIQLIYETLLKIEPTMNLKYH; encoded by the coding sequence ATGAAATTTGAAAACAAATCATTAGAATTTTTAGAAAAATATCTAAACACCGCATCTCCAACTGGTTATGAACATAACGGTCAAAAAGTTTGGATGGACTATTTAAAACCTTACGTTGACACAATAGAAGTTGATCATTATGGCACCTGCTACGGAATTATCAATCCTGAGGCAGAGTTTAAAGTGGTCATAGAAGCACATGCTGACGAAATTTCCTGGTATGTGAATTACATTACTGATGATGGTCTTATTTACGTCATTAGAAATGGTGGTTCTGATCAAATGATTGCGCCTTCAAAAGTTGTTCATCTTCATGGTGAAAAAGGCGTGGTTAAAGGAGTGTTCGGTTGGCCAGCAATTCATACCAGAGGAATCAATTCAGACGAACCTGTTCCGAAATTAGACAATATCTTCATCGATTGTGGCGCTTCTACTAAAAAAGAAGTTGAAGATTTAGGAATCTTTGTTGGAACCATGATTACTTATCCTGATGAATTCTTTCAATTAAATAATAAATATTTTGTGTCACGTGCTTTGGATAACAGAGTCGGAGGATTTATGATTGCTGAAGTTGCAAGATTATTAATGAAGAATAAAAAGAAACTTCCTTTCGGATTATACATCACCAATTCTGTACAGGAAGAAGTTGGTTTATATGGTGCGAATATGATCGCAGATACCATTAAACCAAACATTGCAATTATTACCGACGTTACGCACGACACTTCTACTCCAATGATTGAAAAGAAAAAAGAAGGAGATTTGAAATGTGGTGATGGTCCTGTAATTTACTTTGCACCGAGCGTTCATCACAACATTCGACAGTTAATTGTAGATACGGCTAAAACAAATAAAATCCCTTTTCAAAGAGCTGCAGCAAGCAGAGCGACCGGAACTGATACCGATGCATTTGCCCATTCCAACGGCGGAGTTCCTTCTGCATTAATCTCATTACCATTACGTTACATGCACACAACGGTTGAAATGGTTTCACAGGAAGACGTAGCCAATGTGATTCAATTGATTTATGAAACATTATTGAAAATTGAGCCAACCATGAATTTAAAATATCATTAA
- the mnmD gene encoding tRNA (5-methylaminomethyl-2-thiouridine)(34)-methyltransferase MnmD: MEREIRTTSDGSKTLHINDLNENYHSHHGALQEAQHVFIDNGLNLLNNSDINILELGFGTGLNVLVTIDEFLKTDKSHVIHYFTLEKYPVIEQEVNELDYGSIFHKKEMEEIYQKIHASNWNETVEILPHFFLTKYNCDFFEIKNLDLPEIDLVYFDCFGARVQPDLWENPLFEMVANTMKQGGLLTTYSSKGSVRRILKELNFSVEKKAGPPGKREMINAIKN; encoded by the coding sequence ATGGAAAGAGAGATAAGAACCACGTCAGACGGAAGTAAAACACTACATATCAATGATTTAAATGAAAACTACCATTCACACCATGGAGCACTGCAAGAAGCTCAACACGTGTTTATTGATAATGGATTAAATTTATTAAATAATTCCGATATTAACATTTTAGAACTCGGTTTTGGTACAGGACTTAATGTTTTGGTCACAATTGATGAGTTTTTGAAAACTGACAAAAGTCATGTTATTCATTATTTCACTCTTGAAAAATATCCCGTAATTGAACAGGAAGTTAACGAACTTGATTATGGTTCTATTTTTCATAAAAAAGAAATGGAAGAAATTTATCAGAAAATACATGCTAGTAATTGGAACGAAACCGTTGAAATCTTACCTCATTTTTTCTTGACTAAATATAATTGTGATTTTTTTGAAATTAAAAATCTAGACTTACCGGAAATCGATCTCGTTTATTTTGATTGTTTTGGAGCAAGAGTTCAACCTGATTTATGGGAGAACCCGTTATTTGAAATGGTTGCAAATACAATGAAACAAGGCGGACTTCTTACCACCTACTCATCTAAAGGCAGTGTTCGTCGTATCTTAAAGGAGCTCAACTTTAGCGTAGAAAAAAAAGCTGGACCTCCCGGAAAACGTGAAATGATCAACGCGATTAAGAATTAA
- the dnaX gene encoding DNA polymerase III subunit gamma/tau, which yields MENFVVSARKYRPQEFDTVVGQGHITETLEHAIEENQLAQALLFCGPRGVGKTTCARILARKINERDGSTSEDGFAYNIFELDAASNNSVNDIRELTDQVRFAPQVGKYKIYIIDEVHMLSQAAFNAFLKTLEEPPAHAIFILATTEKHKIIPTILSRCQIYDFKRITIEDIQIHLKKIADKEGIQYEDDALYLIAQKADGALRDALSIFDRLSTFSQKNITLAKAAEVLNVLDYEQYLSIVDLAHENKISETLFALNEIIKKGFDPHIFIAGLGSHFRDLMMAQNAQTVSLIEVGEKTKIKFLEQSKKWNAQQLVDAVEICNHADINYKNSKNPRLTVEIALMQLSSLSTNSADSKKKNI from the coding sequence ATGGAAAATTTCGTCGTTTCTGCAAGAAAATACCGTCCGCAAGAGTTTGATACTGTTGTTGGGCAAGGTCATATTACAGAAACTCTGGAACATGCTATCGAAGAAAATCAGTTGGCGCAAGCCTTACTTTTCTGCGGACCGAGAGGAGTTGGTAAAACAACCTGTGCGAGAATTCTTGCGCGGAAAATCAATGAGAGAGACGGTTCAACCTCAGAAGATGGTTTCGCTTACAATATTTTCGAACTCGATGCAGCTTCTAATAACTCTGTTAATGATATTCGGGAACTGACCGATCAAGTGCGATTTGCACCACAAGTTGGGAAGTATAAAATTTATATTATTGACGAGGTTCATATGTTATCTCAAGCGGCTTTTAATGCCTTTTTGAAAACTTTAGAAGAACCACCAGCGCACGCTATTTTTATTTTGGCTACGACCGAAAAGCATAAAATCATTCCTACGATTTTATCACGTTGTCAGATTTATGATTTCAAGAGAATTACCATTGAGGATATTCAAATTCATTTAAAGAAAATCGCCGATAAAGAAGGAATCCAATATGAAGACGACGCTCTTTATTTAATTGCTCAAAAAGCTGATGGAGCACTTCGTGACGCCCTTTCAATTTTTGACCGACTTTCAACTTTTTCACAGAAAAATATCACTTTGGCAAAAGCAGCCGAAGTTTTAAACGTTCTTGATTACGAACAATATCTTTCGATTGTAGATTTAGCGCATGAGAATAAAATCTCCGAAACTTTATTTGCTTTGAATGAAATTATTAAAAAAGGATTTGATCCGCATATTTTTATTGCAGGTTTAGGAAGTCATTTCCGTGATTTAATGATGGCGCAAAATGCTCAGACGGTAAGTTTAATCGAAGTTGGTGAAAAAACAAAAATCAAGTTTTTAGAACAAAGTAAAAAATGGAACGCTCAACAATTAGTTGATGCGGTAGAAATTTGCAATCATGCAGACATTAATTATAAGAATTCTAAAAATCCTCGATTAACCGTAGAAATTGCGTTGATGCAACTTTCTTCCCTATCTACAAACTCGGCAGATTCTAAAAAAAAAAATATCTGA
- a CDS encoding branched-chain amino acid aminotransferase translates to MIIQKSTNPRISEFDPENFSFGNMFSDHMVICEYENGKWGEVKVMPYGPLPFTPAMMGVNYGQACFEGMKAYKDKDDQVFIFRPEKNFSRINKSASRLAMPEIPAEVFLDGLKALVDLDRDWIPYGEGNSLYIRPLIFATEEALKARISNKYMFAIVATPAKSYYSAPVSVKISDYYSRSANGGVGFAKAAGNYAASFYPTQLANEEGYEQIIWTDDSTHEYFEESGTMNVFVRINDTIYTPPTSEKILDGVTRDSFIQLANKRGIELKVEPISVKSVVEAHKNGSLKEVWGVGTAVVTTLFKAIGYQGEKLELPLLTIEDSFALQLQKDLVDLQTNVAEDTFGWRVLVEKSI, encoded by the coding sequence ATGATAATTCAAAAATCTACTAATCCACGAATTTCAGAATTTGATCCAGAGAATTTTTCTTTTGGAAATATGTTTAGCGATCACATGGTTATTTGTGAATATGAAAATGGAAAATGGGGAGAAGTGAAAGTGATGCCTTATGGACCGCTTCCTTTTACGCCAGCAATGATGGGAGTTAATTATGGTCAGGCTTGTTTTGAGGGAATGAAAGCTTACAAAGATAAAGATGATCAAGTTTTTATTTTTAGACCAGAAAAGAATTTTTCAAGAATCAATAAATCCGCGAGTCGTCTTGCAATGCCAGAAATTCCTGCAGAAGTTTTCTTAGATGGTTTGAAAGCATTAGTTGATTTAGACAGAGACTGGATTCCTTACGGAGAAGGAAATTCATTATATATTCGTCCGCTTATTTTCGCAACGGAAGAAGCTTTAAAAGCTAGAATTTCTAATAAATATATGTTTGCAATTGTTGCGACACCTGCAAAAAGTTACTATTCAGCACCAGTTTCAGTAAAAATTTCAGACTATTATTCAAGATCTGCAAACGGTGGAGTAGGATTTGCAAAAGCAGCTGGTAACTATGCGGCATCTTTTTATCCAACGCAGTTGGCGAATGAAGAAGGATATGAGCAAATTATCTGGACTGATGATTCTACTCATGAATATTTCGAAGAAAGTGGAACGATGAACGTTTTCGTTAGAATTAATGATACGATTTATACGCCACCAACTTCAGAGAAAATCTTAGATGGAGTTACCAGAGACAGTTTCATTCAATTAGCAAATAAAAGAGGAATTGAATTAAAAGTAGAACCTATCTCTGTAAAATCAGTAGTTGAAGCTCACAAAAATGGTTCTTTAAAAGAAGTTTGGGGAGTTGGAACTGCTGTTGTTACAACCCTTTTTAAAGCAATCGGATATCAAGGTGAGAAATTAGAATTGCCTCTATTAACTATTGAAGACAGTTTTGCTCTACAACTTCAAAAAGATTTAGTTGACCTTCAAACGAATGTTGCCGAAGATACTTTTGGATGGAGAGTTTTAGTTGAAAAAAGCATTTAA
- the rsgA gene encoding ribosome small subunit-dependent GTPase A, with amino-acid sequence MKGLITKSTGSWYQVLEYETGKFFEARIRGKFKLIKTRLTNPLAVGDLVEFSLEQDDVAWITKIEPRKNYLIRKAVNLSKEAHIIASNIDIACFIFTLKHPETSFGFLDRFLACCEAYNIKPLILFNKMDVLSDEEKEISKEIEGLYQHIGYETLEISSYSNLNLEVLKNIIKDKVSVFFGHSGSGKSTLVNAMQPGVNIKTSAISETHLKGKHTTTFAQMHFWKFGGSVIDTPGVREFAMIDVEKEEIQHYFPEIFKTGRKCKFHNCMHINEPKCAVLEAIEMGEIEESRYMTYLKIMEEAEENSAL; translated from the coding sequence GTGAAAGGACTCATTACAAAATCCACCGGAAGTTGGTACCAGGTTTTAGAATATGAAACCGGAAAATTTTTCGAGGCTAGAATTCGAGGTAAATTTAAACTGATAAAAACCCGCTTAACCAATCCACTTGCTGTAGGCGATTTGGTAGAGTTTTCATTGGAACAGGATGATGTTGCGTGGATTACTAAAATTGAACCACGCAAAAATTATCTGATTCGAAAAGCAGTTAATCTTTCCAAGGAAGCACACATCATTGCTTCAAATATTGATATTGCCTGTTTTATTTTCACGCTTAAACATCCGGAAACGTCTTTCGGTTTTCTAGATCGATTTTTGGCGTGTTGTGAAGCTTATAATATTAAACCATTAATTTTATTTAATAAAATGGATGTGCTTTCTGATGAAGAAAAAGAAATTTCGAAGGAAATTGAAGGACTTTATCAACATATCGGCTATGAAACTTTAGAAATTTCTTCTTATTCAAATTTGAATTTAGAAGTATTAAAAAATATTATTAAAGATAAAGTTTCGGTATTTTTTGGACATTCAGGAAGTGGAAAATCGACATTAGTGAATGCCATGCAACCTGGAGTCAATATTAAAACATCAGCAATTTCTGAAACCCATTTAAAAGGAAAACACACCACAACTTTTGCCCAAATGCATTTTTGGAAATTTGGCGGAAGTGTCATCGATACGCCTGGTGTAAGAGAGTTTGCAATGATTGATGTTGAAAAAGAAGAGATTCAACATTACTTTCCGGAGATTTTTAAAACAGGTAGAAAGTGTAAATTTCACAATTGTATGCACATCAATGAACCGAAATGTGCGGTGCTGGAAGCCATCGAAATGGGCGAAATAGAGGAGTCGCGTTACATGACTTATTTGAAGATTATGGAAGAGGCAGAAGAGAATTCTGCACTATAA